The genomic segment GGTGGCTCGCGCCGTTCTGCGCACAACATCGGCTTGCCGGTGCGCGCAACGGTGTGCGGGGCCTATGTGATCTCCGGCATGCTGTGCGGGATGGGCGGCATCCTCTATGCGGCCAGGCTCAGCGGCGCAGGCACCGACACCGGCATGGGGCTGGAGATATCGGCCCTGACCGCCGTGGTGCTGGGCGGCAACAGCCTGGGCGGAGGGCGCGGCTCCGTGGTCAAGGCGCTGATCGGCGCGGTCACGGTGCTGATTTTGACCAACGGGGTGCTGCGCATCGGCCTGAACAGCGGTTCCGGCCCGATGGTTCTGGGCTTGACCTTGCTCTTTGCCGTGTTCATCGATGTCAGATGGCTCAAGCACCGCGACAAGCTGCTGTCCAAGCTCTACGTCTCGCCGACCTATATTGCGCTCCGACCGCCGCGCCCGATTGCTGCCGGTTCCGGCTCGCCGCTGGCTTTGAACGATCGCCTGTCGGGTGTGCAAACCATCGGCCTGGGCGTTGTCGAGTCGCCCGAGGATGTGATCCTCGACGATGACGACTTCCTGTACTGCGGCACGCGCCACGGCGACATCGTGCGTTTTACGCCCCCCGGCTACCAGCACTCGGAGGTCTTCGCCCATATCGGCGGAACGCCGCTGGGGATGACGTTCGACAAGGAGCGCAACCTGCTCGTCTGTGTCGGCGGCATGGGCCTGTACCGGATCGGGGTCGATCGCAAGCTGTCCAAGCTCACGGACGAGACCAACCGGTCTGCGTTCTCCGTGATCGACGATTCGCGGCTGCGCTTGGCCGATGACCTGGACATTGCGCCCGACGGGCGGGTCTTCTTCAGCGAGGCAACGATCCGCTACGAGATGCACGACTGGCCCGTGGATGCGCTGGAAAGCCGCGGCAACGGACGGATCATCTGCTACGACCCGCGCTCCGGCAAAACGCAGACCGTGGTGCGCAACCTGGTGTTTCCGAACGGCGTGTGCCTGGCGCACGATGGGCAGTCCATGCTTTTCGCCGAGAGTTGGGCCTGCACGATCAGCCGGTACTGGATCAGCGGCCCGAAGGCCGGCCGCACGGAATGTCTGATCGACAGGCTGCCGGGCTACCCGGACAACATCAACCGTGCCTCTGACGGTACCTACTGGGTCGCGCTGATGGGGATGCGCTCGCCCGCGCTGGATGTCGCGTTGCGCATGCCGGGCTTCAGGCGCCGGATGGCCAGGCGCATCGCGCCGGACCAGTGGCTGTATCCGAACCTGAACATCGGCTGCGTCGCGCGCTTCGACGACCAGGGGAACATCCTGGAGTCGATGTGGGATCAGGGAGCGAAGAACCATCCGATGATCACCTCGATGCGCGAGCACAAGGGCTGGCTGTATCTGGGCGGGATCACGAACAACCGGATCGGGCGGGTGCGCCTGGAGCGGGCAGACCCAGGCTGGAGCAGCTATCAGAGCTACTGGGGCAGGCAATGAAAAGCGGGGCGTTCCGGGACTTCATCGACCACCTGCTGGGGCGGGGCCGGTCCGCCGTCACGGTGCCGCCGCTCGATGGGGCGTTCAAGCCGAACAACCGGCTGGAGGAGGCAGCGATTGGCCTGCCTGCCGCAGCACCGGACAACCTGGTGCAGTGCGCGGGGCGGGTGCTGTACTCCAGCGGCACAAGGGTCAGGCAGATCGACTTTGGCGGCGCCGGCAGTGCCCATGTCGAGCAAGAGATGGGCGGCACCATATTGGCGCTGGCGGCATCGCCTTCAGGGCGCCTGGTGGTCGCCACCGATACCGACGGACTGAGCATCCAGGAGCATTGGGACGGCCCACGCAGGCTGATGGCCTCTGGCCAGGCGCCGTCGTCGCCCGAATGGCGCAACGTCACGGCGCTGGCCTTTGCCGACGATCGAACCCTGCTGGTGTGCATCGGTTCGACCCGGCACCGTGGCAACGACTGGCCGCGTGATCTGTTGACCGGCGGCCGCTCAGGCGCGGTCTGGCGGCTCGACATGGCCAGCGGTGCAGCGACGCTGATCGCCGACGGCCTGGCTTATCCGAACGGCATTGCGCTCGCCCGCGATGGCAGCCTGATCGTCAGCGAGAGTTGGGAAAAGCGCCTGATCCAACTGACACCGGAAGGCAGGATGCAGGCCCAGCCGCTGGAGGACCTGCCGGGCTATCCGGGCCGGCTGTCGCCATCGGGGCGTGGCGGGTACTGGCTGTGCATTTTTGCGCCGCGCAACCAGCTGATCGAATTTGTGCTCCGCGAGCCGGTCTATCGGCGCGCAATGATGCAGGAGGTCGATCCGGAGCTGTGGATCGCGCCGGCCCTGAGCAGCGGCAAGTCCGTCTTGGAACCGATGCAGGGCGGCGCCCTGAAACAGATGGGCATTCTCAAGCCCTGGGCGCCGACCCGATCCTACGGCCTGATCGTTGAGCTTGGCGATTGCCTGGTGCCGATCCAAAGCCTGCACAGCAGAACCGGCGGACGCCGCCATGGCGTCACATCGGCGCTCGAGCACGACGGATCGCTCTGGGTCACGGCCAAGGGCGGCGATGAACTGTTGGGGCTGGCGCTGACATGATGGACCAGATCATCGAGCTCAAGAACATCACCAAAGAGTTCCACGGTGTGGCGGCGCTGCGCCATGTGAACTTTGCGCTGCGTGCAGGGGAGGTGCATTCGCTGCTGGGCGAAAACGGAGCCGGAAAATCGACGCTGACCAAGATCATCGCCGGGGTTTACCCGGCAAGCTCTGGCCAGGTGTTGCTGAGCGGCCGGGCGGTCTCGTTTGCCGACCCGGCCGATGCATTGCGCAACGGGATTGCCATGGTGTTCCAGGAGACCAGCCTGGTCCCGTCGCTGACGGTGGCCCAGAACCTCTATCTGGGCAAAGAGAAATTCCTCAACCGGCTGCGCGGCATCTACATCTCGGCCCAGCAGTTCCTGCAATCGCTGAACTTCGATGTCGATCCGACGATGTATGTGTCGCAGTTGGGCGCGGCGCAAAAGCAGATGGTCGAAATCGCCCGGGCCGTGCACCACCAGGCCAGGGTCATCATCTTCGACGAACCCACGGCGACATTGACTCCGGAAGAAAAGCACCATTTCTTCGCCCTCGTCGCGCGCCTGAAGGGCAGCGGGGTATCGATCGTGTTCATCACCCACGCGCTGGAGGAAGCGCTGGCCATTTCCGACCGCATCACGGTGCTGCGTGACGGGCAGCATGTGATCACCGGAGATGCGGCCCAATTCGACCGCGAGAAGATCATCGCCGCGATGGTCGGCCGCACCCTGTCGGACGAGCTGTACGGCGGCGCGGACCGGAAGCGGGCCGCGCGTGATTACGGCCCCAAGGTGTTGAGCGTACAGAACCTGTCGATGGGCAAGATGGTGCGCAACACATCGTTTTCGATCTTTGGCGGACAGATTACCGGCATCTTCGGCCTGATTGGCTCCGGGCGCACGGAGACCGCCAAGATCATTGCCGGCGTGCTCAAGCGGGACTTTTTCCATGGCGGAGAAGTGCGGCTCGCAGGGCGCTCGGTGCGCTATCGGATCCCGCGGGCCGCCGTCAAGGATGGCATCGTCTACGTGACCGAGGATCGCAAGCTCGAAGGCTTCTTCGAGACGATGTCGATTGCCCAGAACATCTATCTGAATCTGCTCGGCGCCGATCTGAATGCCCACAGGTTCGTGAGCCGTTCAGAAATGCTGGAACTGGCCAAGGAGTGGACGGCCAAGCTGAACGTCCGCGCCATCGATAGTTCGGCGCGCGTGATCGAACTATCGGGCGGCAACCAGCAAAAGGTGGTGATTGCGCGTTCGCTGGTCCAGCGCCCCAAGCTCATCATCTTCGATGAACCGACGCGCGGCGTCGATGTGGGCGCCATCGCCGAATTGCATCGCGCCATCGACGAACTGGCCGACGCCGGGATGGCCGTGGTCGTGATCTCCTCGTACCTGCCCGAGGTGCTCAAGCTCTCGGATCGGATTCTGGTTTCCCGCCAGGGCCGCATCGTCGAAGAGTTCTCGATCGACGAGGCTTCCGAAGAGAAGGTGCTGTACGCCGCCGTGCACTGATCGATCATTCCTTGAACGCCAACGAAAGCCTGCCATGCTGATCCGCTCTGCCGTCTTGCACGAAATGAACGCCGCGACACCGTTCGCGCAAACCAGGCCACTGCGCATCGAGGAGCTCGAGCTCGACGAGCCCGGCCCGGGCCAGGTGCTGGTGAAAATGGTGGCCGCGGGCCTGTGCCACTCCGACCTTTCGGTGATCACCGGCGTGCGGCCGCGGCCCTTGCCGCTGGCGCTGGGCCACGAAGCATCGGCAAGGGTCGTCAGAACGGGCGCCGGCGTGACCGATCTGCGCGCCGGGGATCTGGTGGTACTGATATTCGTGCCGAGTTGCGGCCATTGCATGCCCTGTATGCAAGGACGCCCCGCATTGTGTGAACCGGCGGCCGAAGCCAACGGCAATGGCACTCTTTTCGGCGGCGACAAACGCCTGCGCCTGCGCAATACGGCGGTGTACCACCACACCGGCGTTTCCGCGTTCTCCGATCATGCGGTGGTTTCGCGCCAATCTTGCGTGAAGGTCGACGCCGACATCGACCCCGTGCAAGCGGCCATGTTCGGCTGCGCGGTTCTGACCGGTGTGGGGGCCGTGATCAACACCGCAGGCGCGCAGGCAGGCTCGACAGCAGCGCTCGTGGGATTGGGCGGCGTCGGCCTGTGCGCGCTGCTGGCGGCCGTGGCCTCGGGCTGCAGGCAGGTCGTGGCCGTCGACATCCATGACAGCAAACTGGCGCTTGCGCGCAGCCTGGGCGCCAGCGCCGCCGTCAATGCGCGCGATCCGGACGCCGTCGAGCAGATCCGCGCGTTGACCCACGGAGGCGTCGACTATTCCTTCGAGATGGCCGGCTCCGTGCCCTCGATGGAGACCGCGTACAGCATCACGCGGCGCGGCGGCATGACGGTCACTGCGGGCCTGCCCGCCCCGACCGATCGCTGGCCGCTGCGGCAACTGAGCCTGGTGGTCGAGGAGCGCACGGTCAAAGGCAGCTACATCGGCTCCTGCGTGCCGGTACGCGATGTGCCGCGCTACATTGCCATGTACCTCGGCGGCCAGTTGCCGATCGATCGCCTGATGGGACAGCGCCACCCACTCGACGACATCAACGCCGGATTCGATCGCCTGAACAGCGGCGAGAGCCTGCGCGACGTGATCGTGTTCTGAACGCATGATCGCCGCCCGGCCACCCGGCCGCCCGAAGGCGCTCATACCGCAGCCGAAGGTACTCCAATGAGCGTGTTCCCGGGTGACGCCATCGACATTGGAGAATCGGCGCGGCGGCGCATTGCTGTCGGGTCGATATCCCGTTCGATGCCCTCAGCCCCATGCCCTTACACACAACTTCCCTCCGCTTCCTGAAGCATGTTCCATTTCAAAGAACGTAGTCCATGACATAGGGACATACGAGAAAACAGCCAGGAAAATACCATGCTTGCCCAGACGCCTGCGATATCCGAGCAAAAGCACCCGCGTGTGCTCGAACCCTTGATGCTCGTGGTTCTCATCATGGTCTCCATCCTTGGTTCGGTGGTCGGTATCCAGATGATTGTTACGCTGGGCATCTCTGCCAATACCTCGATCATTGGCGCCTTGATTGCCATCATCATTTCTCGCATACCCATCGCGCTGCTCAGGAGATTTCGCTCGGTGCATCGCCAAAACCAGGTTCAGACAGCCATTTCCTCGGCCACTTTCGGCGCGGCCAACAGTCTGTTCATTCCTATCGGGGTTCCGTTTGCCATGGGGCGTCCCGAATTGATCATGCCCATGCTGATCGGGGCAACACTGGCGATGTTTCTGGATGGCGTGATGCTTTACCGAATGTTCGGTTCCAAGGTTTTTCCTGCCAGCGGCACCTGGCCGGCGGGTGTGGCGACAGCGGAATCGATCATCGCAGGCGACCAGGGTGGCAAAAAGGCCATGATGCTTGGCGGGGGCTTGCTGGTTGGTGTGCTGGGGTCCATGCTTCATATACCGATGTCGGCGCTGGGCGTCGCTTTCATCGGCAATATGTGGGCACTGCTGATGTTTGGCATCGGTCTTCTGATTCGGGGCTACGCCACCCCGGTGCTCGGAATGGATATCAACAAGCTGTTCATCCCGCACGGCATCATGATCGGCGCGGGCATCGTGGCCTTGGTGCAAGTGAGCGCATCGGTCATGAAAAACAAGGGCAAGCATGCGGTCGTTGAAGAGGATCGCAAAATCGTCAGCGTGTTGGGACAGGGGTTTGTCGCGTTTCTGCTGGTCTCGCTCATCGCTGCCCTGGTCGCCGGACTCGCCGCCGAGATGAGCTTGCCCATGTTTCTGGGATTTTTGCTGTTTGCGGCATTTGCGGCCTATGTGCATGAATTGATCGTCGGTATTGCGGCGATGCATGCCGGCTGGTTTCCTGCCTTTGCGGTTGCGCTCATCACCCTGATCATCGGCATCCTGATCGGCTTTCCGCCTGCGGCACTGGCGATTCTGGTCGGCTTGAGTGCCTCCACCGG from the Verminephrobacter eiseniae EF01-2 genome contains:
- a CDS encoding ABC transporter permease, with product MASESNWVALRYRLVPDHLIGEILSKKWIDNAIALLVMVCVVVVFGQLIPEFFTAGNLQTTSRQFGEFALVCLAMMIVVIVGGIDLSVGSNFALGNFLTLALLNLANLPLPAVIPIVMLVCAAVGLVNGVLIGYLRLRAFLTTLVTLIIVRAIVDMLLLRYAQDMSVGFFESDLWDLMGLGHIAGLPFSFVVLAAVAVVGHIALTRSRPGWRAMAIGGSRRSAHNIGLPVRATVCGAYVISGMLCGMGGILYAARLSGAGTDTGMGLEISALTAVVLGGNSLGGGRGSVVKALIGAVTVLILTNGVLRIGLNSGSGPMVLGLTLLFAVFIDVRWLKHRDKLLSKLYVSPTYIALRPPRPIAAGSGSPLALNDRLSGVQTIGLGVVESPEDVILDDDDFLYCGTRHGDIVRFTPPGYQHSEVFAHIGGTPLGMTFDKERNLLVCVGGMGLYRIGVDRKLSKLTDETNRSAFSVIDDSRLRLADDLDIAPDGRVFFSEATIRYEMHDWPVDALESRGNGRIICYDPRSGKTQTVVRNLVFPNGVCLAHDGQSMLFAESWACTISRYWISGPKAGRTECLIDRLPGYPDNINRASDGTYWVALMGMRSPALDVALRMPGFRRRMARRIAPDQWLYPNLNIGCVARFDDQGNILESMWDQGAKNHPMITSMREHKGWLYLGGITNNRIGRVRLERADPGWSSYQSYWGRQ
- a CDS encoding SMP-30/gluconolactonase/LRE family protein — its product is MKSGAFRDFIDHLLGRGRSAVTVPPLDGAFKPNNRLEEAAIGLPAAAPDNLVQCAGRVLYSSGTRVRQIDFGGAGSAHVEQEMGGTILALAASPSGRLVVATDTDGLSIQEHWDGPRRLMASGQAPSSPEWRNVTALAFADDRTLLVCIGSTRHRGNDWPRDLLTGGRSGAVWRLDMASGAATLIADGLAYPNGIALARDGSLIVSESWEKRLIQLTPEGRMQAQPLEDLPGYPGRLSPSGRGGYWLCIFAPRNQLIEFVLREPVYRRAMMQEVDPELWIAPALSSGKSVLEPMQGGALKQMGILKPWAPTRSYGLIVELGDCLVPIQSLHSRTGGRRHGVTSALEHDGSLWVTAKGGDELLGLALT
- a CDS encoding OPT/YSL family transporter produces the protein MLAQTPAISEQKHPRVLEPLMLVVLIMVSILGSVVGIQMIVTLGISANTSIIGALIAIIISRIPIALLRRFRSVHRQNQVQTAISSATFGAANSLFIPIGVPFAMGRPELIMPMLIGATLAMFLDGVMLYRMFGSKVFPASGTWPAGVATAESIIAGDQGGKKAMMLGGGLLVGVLGSMLHIPMSALGVAFIGNMWALLMFGIGLLIRGYATPVLGMDINKLFIPHGIMIGAGIVALVQVSASVMKNKGKHAVVEEDRKIVSVLGQGFVAFLLVSLIAALVAGLAAEMSLPMFLGFLLFAAFAAYVHELIVGIAAMHAGWFPAFAVALITLIIGILIGFPPAALAILVGLSASTGPAFADMGYDLKTGYLLRGEGRDPELEREGRRQQLIAGMIGFAVSALCVLLVYDNFFARNLFPPVGKVYAATIAAGVSKEIAMNLLIWAIPGALLQWVGGAKRQLGVLMATGLLINVPAAGWAVLAGLLLRLFIVRRYKNAGETACNTMAAGFIAGDALYNFFKPIFISK
- a CDS encoding sugar ABC transporter ATP-binding protein → MDQIIELKNITKEFHGVAALRHVNFALRAGEVHSLLGENGAGKSTLTKIIAGVYPASSGQVLLSGRAVSFADPADALRNGIAMVFQETSLVPSLTVAQNLYLGKEKFLNRLRGIYISAQQFLQSLNFDVDPTMYVSQLGAAQKQMVEIARAVHHQARVIIFDEPTATLTPEEKHHFFALVARLKGSGVSIVFITHALEEALAISDRITVLRDGQHVITGDAAQFDREKIIAAMVGRTLSDELYGGADRKRAARDYGPKVLSVQNLSMGKMVRNTSFSIFGGQITGIFGLIGSGRTETAKIIAGVLKRDFFHGGEVRLAGRSVRYRIPRAAVKDGIVYVTEDRKLEGFFETMSIAQNIYLNLLGADLNAHRFVSRSEMLELAKEWTAKLNVRAIDSSARVIELSGGNQQKVVIARSLVQRPKLIIFDEPTRGVDVGAIAELHRAIDELADAGMAVVVISSYLPEVLKLSDRILVSRQGRIVEEFSIDEASEEKVLYAAVH
- a CDS encoding zinc-dependent alcohol dehydrogenase family protein yields the protein MLIRSAVLHEMNAATPFAQTRPLRIEELELDEPGPGQVLVKMVAAGLCHSDLSVITGVRPRPLPLALGHEASARVVRTGAGVTDLRAGDLVVLIFVPSCGHCMPCMQGRPALCEPAAEANGNGTLFGGDKRLRLRNTAVYHHTGVSAFSDHAVVSRQSCVKVDADIDPVQAAMFGCAVLTGVGAVINTAGAQAGSTAALVGLGGVGLCALLAAVASGCRQVVAVDIHDSKLALARSLGASAAVNARDPDAVEQIRALTHGGVDYSFEMAGSVPSMETAYSITRRGGMTVTAGLPAPTDRWPLRQLSLVVEERTVKGSYIGSCVPVRDVPRYIAMYLGGQLPIDRLMGQRHPLDDINAGFDRLNSGESLRDVIVF